Proteins encoded in a region of the Micromonas commoda chromosome 10, complete sequence genome:
- a CDS encoding hypothetical protein (Mycoplasma protein of unknown function, DUF285 domain; putative uncharacterized protein), translating to MYQLFTYCPPGRWGGAHWCGGIVFDTSSFNEDITGWDTSKVTRMESMFNGAAAFNQPIGSWNTSQVTDMEWMFSGAASFNQPIGSWDTSQVGDMGGMFNGAAAFNQPIDSWDTSQVSKMSWMFNGAAAFNQAIGSWNTSQVTDMDGMFSGAAAFNQPIGSWDTSQVTRMEYMFRNTDAFNQPIGSWDTSKVTDMGSMFLNATAFNQAIGSWDTSQVTDLESMFDGATAWQARYANCGYRFDPPVVSNTACCSSGAQGGTPECTGSGSEIDCEDGAGGACDNDACWANPCGACSFDCPHRSTHSTHTACSEFTSYTSSACSYDGPPTAWVRKDNACDAAVPPANGAAGTCSDTLVSGSSCQPTCDAGYTVSGTSSCLDRVLTSAACSPAPCDASSPPANGAVGDCTSSLASGSSCQPECDEGYYATGSSSCSLGTLTAAACNTNPSPPPPPPPPPPFPSPSSSPPPPPPPKSVNDEDDHATGLTGILVALVATIFNML from the coding sequence ATGTATCAGTTGTTTACATATTGCCCCCCCGGGCGTTGGGGCGGTGCACATTGGTGCGGGGGCATCGTCTTTGACACGAGCTCATTCAACGAAGACATCACCGGGTGGGATACCTCCAAGGTCACGAGAATGGAGTCCATGTTCAATggtgccgccgcgttcaatcaaccCATCGGCTCGTGGAATACGTCACAGGTCACGGACATGGAGTGGATGTTCTCtggcgccgcctcgttcaaccaacccatcggctcgtgggatacctcgcAGGTCGGGGACATGGGTGGCATGTTCAATggtgccgccgcgttcaatcaaccCATCGACTCATGGGATACCTCGCAGGTCTCGAAAATGTCTTGGATGTTCAATggtgccgccgcgttcaatcaagccatcggctcgtggaATACCTCACAGGTCACGGACATGGATGGCATGTTCAGTggtgccgccgcgttcaatcaacccatcggctcgtgggatacctcgcAGGTCACGAGAATGGAGTACATGTTCCGAAACACCGACGCGTTCAATCAAcccatcggctcgtgggatacctccaAGGTCACAGATATGGGTTCCATGTTCTTgaacgccaccgcgttcaatcaagccatcggctcgtgggatacctcgcAGGTCACGGACTTGGAGTCCATGTTCGATGGCGCCACCGCCTGGCAAGCGAGGTACGCAAATTGCGGCTACCGATTTGATCCCCCGGTCGTCAGTAACACCGCGTGCTGTAGCTCGGGGGCACAAGGTGGAACTCCCGAATGTACAGGCTCCGGTTCTGAAATCGActgcgaggacggcgcggggggggccTGCGACAACGACGCATGCTGGGCCAATCCGTGTGGCGCGTGCTCCTTTGATTGCCCCCACCGCAGTACCCACAGTACCCACACCGCCTGCAGCGAGTTCACGTCGTACACGAGCTCGGCATGCTCATATGATGGTCCACCCACCGCTTGGGTTCGCAAAGACAACGCGTgtgacgccgccgtgcctcCTGCAAACGGCGCCGCAGGCACCTGCTCGGACACCCTTGTGAGCGGATCGTCGTGTCAGCCCACGTGCGACGCGGGATACACAGTctcggggacgtcgtcgtgttTGGATCGGGTGCTGACGAGCGCAGCGTGCTCCCCAGCCCCGTGCGAtgcatcttcgccgccggcaaacggcgccgtcggcgattgCACCAGCTCCTTGGCCAGTGGCTCGTCGTGCCAGCCGGAATGCGACGAGGGATATTATGCCACCGGTTCGAGTAGTTGTTCCTTGGGaacgctcaccgcggcggcgtgcaacACAAACCccagtccgccgccgccaccgccgccaccgccgccttttCCATCGCCATCATCTTCAccaccgcctccacctcctccgaaGTCCGTCaatgacgaggacgaccacGCCACGGGACTCACGGGCATCCTCGTAGCTCTGGTGGCGACGATTTTCAACATGTTGTAA
- a CDS encoding hypothetical protein (putative uncharacterized protein), producing MSHARGKSLRRHFRAPLPSARRAMTAGAVAAAVVSAPARSIGTRRYGRRGGATRHARASLSDPGFAADDARWDAAWTSVRDASTRVAFIDGDARRALRARLTRTNLREALAAIPGEVHLRAEVRTGASEALADVRAMDLHGGLFGHVDAGATDDGVRRGIETLERDIADVVRSFGKTCGETSAVVQVSLLRKTLCSKYHVDWVPLRAMVTYFGDGTEVLSAAASDAITRARALGPFAEDLAKSLAAATAVSKSCKSGECDVVLMKGERWPGNAGRAIVHRSPDVDGDAGEWRLCVRVDAPRWVNPATNE from the coding sequence ATGAGCCACGCACGCGGAAAAAGTCTCCGTCGTCACTTCCGAGCGCCGCTTCCGAGTGCTCGACGCGCCAtgaccgccggcgccgtcgccgccgcggtcgtatcggcgcccgcgcggtccaTCGGGACGCGTCGCTACGGGCGCCGGGGGGGAGCCACccgtcacgcgcgcgcctccctctcgGACCCGGGtttcgcggcggacgacgcgcgatggGACGCCGCGTGGACCTCCGTGCGagacgcgtccacgcgcgtcgcgttcatcgacggcgacgcgcgacgcgccctgcgcgcgcggctgaCCCGAACGAATCTCCGAGaagcgctcgccgcgattCCGGGGGAGGTGCAcctgcgcgcggaggtgcgcacgggcgcgagcgaggcgctcgcggacgttcGGGCCATGGACCTCCACGGCGGCCTGTTCGgacacgtcgacgcgggcgcgacggacgacggcgtgaggCGGGGCATCGAGACGCTGGAGCGCGACATCGCCGACGTGGTCCGATCGTTCGGGAAGACGTGCGGcgagacgagcgcggtggtcCAGGTGTCGCTGCTGCGCAAGACGCTGTGCTCCAAGTACCACGTGGACTGGGTGCCGCTGCGAGCGATGGTGACCTACTTCGGCGATGGGACGGAGGTGCTGTCGGCGGCCGCCAGCGACGCCATCACGCGCGCCAGGGCGCTCGGACCCTTCGCCGAGGATCTCGCCAAgtctctcgcggcggcgacggccgtgTCTAAATCGTGTAAGAGCGGGGAGTGCGACGTGGTGCTGATGAAGGGAGAGCGATGGCCCGGGAACGCGGGGCGAGCGATCGTGCACAGATCCCCGGAcgtggacggggacgcgggggagTGGCGGCTGTGCGTgcgggtggacgcgccgcggtgggtgaacccggcgacgaacgagTAA
- a CDS encoding polycomb group protein (Predicted Polycomb group protein similar to the Drosophila PcG protein ESC. ChromDB ID: PGE20101~Alternative splicing variant 2): protein MRYNEGRYKLSCVVRQDPADHVYCCALNTVHLAHADKLATTAGPRAYVYRLTPDGGVKLMQCYVDEDDEEDYFACCWCASAVPERSGRPMLAVAGGYKGVVRVIDCVSRVVKVNLRGHGGGVNDVKAHPLRPHLLLTASKDESCRLWNLDSGACVAVFAGEFGHRNEVLSVDFKPGVDPYDDAPGAGDVVFVSGAMDNQIKVWSTRGYPGLVRRSDGWRKGSTASGDSPPGESPPGGGEKTANIAFPTAHVQTPTFSSHKVHGNYVDCVRWFGDLVLSKSVENVVTLFQPRLGGVGDLVTGSGFRKVQDFPLRKCDIWFMRFALAPDATHMCCGNTAGEVFVWRMGGGGGGHTAHTTASATLAHKRCVKAVRQTAMTADGRIVIAACDEGTVWRWDLVDAGAGGGSVGGEKRARTEKDDATDEKGRGDEGVDGGDVVTGASGDTIEILD, encoded by the exons ATGCGCTACAACGAGGGGCGGTACAAGCTCTCCTGCGTCGTCCGGCAGGATCCCGCCGATCACGTCTACTGCTGCGCCCTCAACAccgtccacctcgcgcacgccgacAAGCTCGCCACCACGGCGGGCCCCAGGGCGTACGTGTACCGGctcacccccgacggcggcgtgaagCTCATGCAGTGctacgtcgacgaggacgacgaggaggactaCTTCGCGTGCTGCtggtgcgcgagcgccgtgccGGAAAGATCGGGCCGCCCCatgctcgccgtcgccggcgggtacaagggcgtcgtccgcgtcatCGACTGCGTCTCCCGCGTCGTCAAGGTCAACCtccgcggccacggcggcggcgtcaacgaCGTCAAGGCCCACCCGCTCCGCCCGCACCTCCTGCTCACCGCCAGCAAGGACGAGAGCTGCAGGCTGTGGAATCTCGACtcgggcgcgtgcgtcgccgtcttcgcggGCGAGTTTGGGCACAGGAACGAGGTCCTCTCCGTGGACTTCAAGCCCGGGGTGGACCCTTACGACGAcgcaccgggcg ccggcgacgtcgtgttCGTGTCGGGCGCGATGGATAACCAGATCAAGGTGTGGAGCACGCGGGGGTACCCCGGGCTGGTGCGAAGGAGCGACGGGTGGAGAAAGGGTTCCACGGCGAgtggtgactcaccgcccggtgagtcaccgcccggtgggGGCGAGAAAACCGCGAACATTGCGTTTCCCACGGCGCACGTGCAGACGCCGACGTTCAGCTCGCACAAGGTGCACGGCAACTACGTGGACTGCGTGCGGTGGTTCGGCGACCTCGTGCTGAGCAAGAGCGTGGAGAACGTCGTCACGCTGTTCCAGCCGCGActcggcggggtcggggaTCTGGTCACCGGGTCGGGGTTCCGAAAGGTCCAGGACTTTCCCTTGCGCAAGTGCGACATCTGGTTCATGCGGTTCGCGctggcgcccgacgcgacgcacaTGTGCTGCGGCAACACCGCCGGAGAGGTGTTCGTGTGGAggatgggcggcggggggggcgggcACACCGCACacaccaccgcgagcgccacgttGGCGCACAAGCGCTGCGTCAAGGCGGTGCGACAgacggcgatgaccgcggaTGGGCGAATCgtcatcgcggcgtgcgacgaGGGCACGGTGTGGCGGTgggacctcgtcgacgcgggagccggcgGGGGAAGCGTCGGAGGGGAGaagagggcgaggacggagaaggacgacgcgacggacgaaaAAGGGAGGGGGGACGAGGgagtcgacggcggggacgtcgtcaCGGGGGCGAGTGGGGACACCATCGAGATACTCGACTGA
- a CDS encoding hypothetical protein (This model contains a Trp-Asp (WD-40) repeat signature and profile. putative protein~Alternative splicing variant 1): MTRLEIFTGRARRSPLAHRLEAPPRLDLLAPRSSPPRYTDEIRVVQFAPAIATQREARVRRLGRRAFAMYSRRKLKHWRRRKNELEKMGMRYNEGRYKLSCVVRQDPADHVYCCALNTVHLAHADKLATTAGPRAYVYRLTPDGGVKLMQCYVDEDDEEDYFACCWCASAVPERSGRPMLAVAGGYKGVVRVIDCVSRVVKVNLRGHGGGVNDVKAHPLRPHLLLTASKDESCRLWNLDSGACVAVFAGEFGHRNEVLSVDFKPGVDPYDDAPGGDSSGGGSSGGRNGVGQNGVGHVPDDSAGDVVFVSGAMDNQIKVWSTRGYPGLVRRSDGWRKGSTASGDSPPGESPPGGGEKTANIAFPTAHVQTPTFSSHKVHGNYVDCVRWFGDLVLSKSVENVVTLFQPRLGGVGDLVTGSGFRKVQDFPLRKCDIWFMRFALAPDATHMCCGNTAGEVFVWRMGGGGGGHTAHTTASATLAHKRCVKAVRQTAMTADGRIVIAACDEGTVWRWDLVDAGAGGGSVGGEKRARTEKDDATDEKGRGDEGVDGGDVVTGASGDTIEILD, encoded by the coding sequence ATGACGCGCCTCGAGATATTCaccggacgcgcgcgccggagcccgCTCGCGCATCGTCTCGAAGCGCCCCCTcgcctcgacctcctcgctCCTCGttcgtctcctcctcgataCACGGATGAGATCCGAGTGGTTCAATTCGCCCCCGCCATCGCCACAcagagggaggcgcgggttcggcggtTGGGACGAAGAGCGTTCGCCATGTACAGCCGTCGCAAGCTGAAGCACTGGCGCAGGCGCAAgaacgagctcgagaagatgGGCATGCGCTACAACGAGGGGCGGTACAAGCTCTCCTGCGTCGTCCGGCAGGATCCCGCCGATCACGTCTACTGCTGCGCCCTCAACAccgtccacctcgcgcacgccgacAAGCTCGCCACCACGGCGGGCCCCAGGGCGTACGTGTACCGGctcacccccgacggcggcgtgaagCTCATGCAGTGctacgtcgacgaggacgacgaggaggactaCTTCGCGTGCTGCtggtgcgcgagcgccgtgccGGAAAGATCGGGCCGCCCCatgctcgccgtcgccggcgggtacaagggcgtcgtccgcgtcatCGACTGCGTCTCCCGCGTCGTCAAGGTCAACCtccgcggccacggcggcggcgtcaacgaCGTCAAGGCCCACCCGCTCCGCCCGCACCTCCTGCTCACCGCCAGCAAGGACGAGAGCTGCAGGCTGTGGAATCTCGACtcgggcgcgtgcgtcgccgtcttcgcggGCGAGTTTGGGCACAGGAACGAGGTCCTCTCCGTGGACTTCAAGCCCGGGGTGGACCCTTACGACGAcgcaccgggcggtgactcgtCGGGTGGGGGATCGTCCGGGGGACGGAACGGTGTCGGACAGAATGGTGTCGGACATGTTCCGGACGACtcagccggcgacgtcgtgttCGTGTCGGGCGCGATGGATAACCAGATCAAGGTGTGGAGCACGCGGGGGTACCCCGGGCTGGTGCGAAGGAGCGACGGGTGGAGAAAGGGTTCCACGGCGAgtggtgactcaccgcccggtgagtcaccgcccggtgggGGCGAGAAAACCGCGAACATTGCGTTTCCCACGGCGCACGTGCAGACGCCGACGTTCAGCTCGCACAAGGTGCACGGCAACTACGTGGACTGCGTGCGGTGGTTCGGCGACCTCGTGCTGAGCAAGAGCGTGGAGAACGTCGTCACGCTGTTCCAGCCGCGActcggcggggtcggggaTCTGGTCACCGGGTCGGGGTTCCGAAAGGTCCAGGACTTTCCCTTGCGCAAGTGCGACATCTGGTTCATGCGGTTCGCGctggcgcccgacgcgacgcacaTGTGCTGCGGCAACACCGCCGGAGAGGTGTTCGTGTGGAggatgggcggcggggggggcgggcACACCGCACacaccaccgcgagcgccacgttGGCGCACAAGCGCTGCGTCAAGGCGGTGCGACAgacggcgatgaccgcggaTGGGCGAATCgtcatcgcggcgtgcgacgaGGGCACGGTGTGGCGGTgggacctcgtcgacgcgggagccggcgGGGGAAGCGTCGGAGGGGAGaagagggcgaggacggagaaggacgacgcgacggacgaaaAAGGGAGGGGGGACGAGGgagtcgacggcggggacgtcgtcaCGGGGGCGAGTGGGGACACCATCGAGATACTCGACTGA
- a CDS encoding predicted protein translates to MASYPLIKHCDMESEMRNEAVEICTGAVEKYGSTDLERASQLIKESMDKKFGAPWNVVVGQYYSSEITAEVKHLLYLFFGGQFAILLWKAQ, encoded by the coding sequence ATGGCGTCCTACCCCCTGATCAAGCACTGCGACATGGAGAGCGAGATGAGGAACGAGGCTGTGGAGATTTGCACGGGGGCGGTGGAGAAGTACGGCTCGACCGAcctggagcgcgcgtcgcagctCATCAAGGAGAGCATGGACAAGAAGTTCGGCGCGCCGTGGAACGTGGTGGTGGGGCAGTACTACTCCTCGGAGATCACCGCGGAGGTGAAACACCTGCTCTACCTCTTCTTCGGGGGGCAGTTCGCCATCCTGCTGTGGAAGGCGCAATGA
- a CDS encoding JmjN/JmjC protein (Pedicted member of the JMJD4 Group in the JmjN_JmjC Protein Family. ChromDB ID: JMJ20106) — protein MRPHPEGVLPVGNAYLLPPEEAVASARAKRDGLGAFASLDDALILRVLAGGDDDDDEGVGPDALACLACCSRAARAFAYHEDLWKAATLRAVGGDFRFTGGAWRRTYARCVRAMPTEASSTDDDDCTRVGGGGAGRRRDAPVGGGDRSKTLFSDALYLRHLGAHLPLDPEWLAVDSIPRVDARDTNPARFARDFESVNRPVIVSGLCADWPATRGEWTRDRLLATHGDVEFTVGGYQMRLRDFYAYGDDASDDLPLYLFDKKFCEKAPSLAAGYSPPNIFADDLFALLGEHDRPDHRWLIVGCERSGSGFHKDPNATSAWNAVVTGRKKWILFAPDATPPGVHPSADGSAVVQPVTLVEWYMNFYRHVYETDEDDESETDEDDGDEEDEDEEKDSEVNRSSVRRRRRRRRRRANAGTSSDAPPRVMEGICGPGDVLFVPSGWWHMALNLEECVAVTQNFCSPRTLPRVLRFLRDAGECAELVSGTCRTRRGSLYERFVAVLAEKRPEELAAAERYLALGTRAPARYGGAGEAATDESFKSTDRSSNGAIEHHIGRDEKRRRGDPGAANGAAGFDVVRRCSTLSDAFRSGEGGSFSFNF, from the coding sequence atgcGGCCGCACCCCGAAGGGGTGCTGCCCGTCGGCAATGCCTACCTGTTACCTCCCGAGGAGGCTGTCGCGTCGGCCAGAGCCAaacgcgacgggctcggcgcgttcgcgtcgctcgacgaTGCGCTCATCCTGCGCgtgctcgccggcggcgacgacgacgacgacgaaggcgtcggcCCCGACGCGTTGGCGTGCCTGGCGTGTtgcagccgcgccgcgcgggcgttcgcGTACCACGAGGACCTGtggaaggcggcgacgctgcgcgcggtgggcggggaTTTTCGGTTCACCGGGGGCGCGTGGAGGCGCACGTACGCCCGGTGCGTCCGCGCGATgccgacggaggcgtcgtcgacggatgACGATGATtgcacccgcgtcggcggcggcggtgcggggagacgtcgcgacgcgcccgtcggcggcggcgaccgatCGAAAACCCTCTTCTCGGACGCGCTCTACCTCCGCCACCTGGGCGCGCACCTCCCGCTGGATCCCGAGTGGCTCGCGGTCGACTCGAtaccgcgcgtcgacgcgcgagacACGAACCCCGCGCGTTTCGCGCGAGACTTTGAGAGCGTCAACCGCCCGGTCATCGTCTCGGGGCTGTGCGCGGATTggcccgcgacgaggggcgAATGGACCCGCGACCGGCTCCTGGCGACGCACGGCGACGTTGAGTTCACCGTGGGCGGGTACCAGATGCGTTTGCGCGACTTTTACGcctacggcgacgacgcgagcgacgacctGCCGCTGTACCTCTTCGACAAAAAGTTTTGCGAAAAGGCgccctcgctcgccgccgggtatTCCCCGCCAAACATCTTCGCCGACGATCTcttcgccctcctcggcgaacaCGACAGGCCGGATCACAGGTGGCTCATCGTCGGGTGCGAACGGAGCGGCAGCGGGTTTCACAAGGATCcaaacgcgacgagcgcgtggaaCGCGGTTGTGACCGGGAGAAAAAAATGGATCCtcttcgcgcccgacgccacCCCGCCCGGCGTGCACCCCAGCGCGGACGGCAGCGCGGTGGTGCAACCGGTGACGCTCGTGGAGTGGTACATGAACTTTTACCGGCACGTGTacgagacggacgaggacgacgagagcgagacggacgaggacgacggggacgaggaggacgaggacgaggagaaggatTCGGAGGTGAACCGTTCGtccgttcgtcgtcgtcgtcgtcgtcgtcgtcgtcgcgcgaacgccggcaCGTCCAGCGACGCGCCCCCTCGCGTGATGGAGGGGATATGCGGCCCAGGGGACGTGCTCTTCGTGCCCTCCGGTTGGTGGCACATGGCGCTCAACCTCGAGGAATGCGTGGCGGTTACCCAAAACTTTTGCTCGCCGAGGACTTTACCGAGGGTGCTTCGGTTCCTGCGAGACGCCGGCGAgtgcgccgagctcgtgtcCGGCACGTGTCGCACCAGGCGCGGGAGTTTGTACGAGCGTTTCGTGGCGGTCCTCGCGGAGAAACGGCCGgaggagctggcggcggcggagaggtaCCTCGCGCTGGGAACGAGGGCGCCCGCAAggtacggcggcgccggtgaagCCGCAACCGATGAAAGTTTCAAGTCCACGGATCGATCCTCGAACGGCGCGATTGAGCACCAcatcggacgcgacgagaaACGGAGACGGGGGGatccgggcgccgcgaacggtgCGGCGGGGTTCGACGTTGTTCGACGTTGTTCGACGCTGTCGGACGCGTTCAGGTCCGGCGAGGGTGGCAGCTTCTCGTTCAACTTTTAG
- a CDS encoding RNA-3'-phosphate cyclase (RNA cyclases are a family of RNA-modifying enzymes that are conserved in all cellular organisms): MSDVPVCIEGSQLEGGGQVVRVAMACSAVNRRTTTVTNVRAGRPNPGLAAQHLAGVELLAALCDGTLRAGGGPSGAHARGTRDGGVLRRGCVEFTHEFTRGVVDEPDRLDVTRASKPLDARHVRSLKYHASDDRLEIAADVGTAGSVALVLQAAMPWLVRTNDGGRGRGRGRGRKVGTPSTARTVSLTLSGGTDVPFAPTMDYVQHALWPVVSGNANRRGFACDADVTFEVLTRGFYPRGGGTVRVNVVRRDGSDADGSDGADGSDSGSRPPVRLTRNTNRHGGTRAGRETWAVVTRAAGGPGSGGGTRTVTREDLVDACDVANEVCKIGVASVASDDSTFTTGDVDQSTVDACTSGRHEPGGSVTMTATLLRVSDGTSGRGDGSDDAPPGESSPGESPPVHFGASRAWDVRSGETLRDVASAVAKELADVIVSGAAVDDCMLDQLVVFLALGGGGEVLARNPISLHARTAMAVCEQAMPWVRFRTTETNDGRLVSVTCDVGAEPREW, from the coding sequence ATGTCGGACGTTCCCGTGTGCATCGAAGGCTCGCAGCtggagggcggcgggcagGTCGTCCGAGTGGCGATGGCGTGCTCCGCGGTGAaccggaggacgacgacggtgaccaacgtgcgcgcgggacgccCGAACCCgggcctcgcggcgcagcacctcgcgggcgtcgagctcctggCGGCGTTGTGCGACGGCACGCTCAGAGCCGGGGGCGGTCCTTCGggggcgcacgcgcggggaacgagggacggcggcgtcctgaGGAGGGGATGCGTCGAGTTCACCCACGAGTTCacgcgcggggtcgtcgaCGAACCCGACCGACTCGACGTCACGCGCGCCTCGAAACCCCTCGACGCGAGGCACGTTCGAAGCTTAAAGTACCACGCGTCCGACGATCGCCTCGaaatcgccgcggacgtgggcACCGCGGGATCAGTCGCGCTGGTGCTgcaggcggcgatgccgtGGCTCGTCAGGACAAACGacggaggacggggacggggacggggacggggacgaaaagtcggcaccccgagcaccgcgcggaccGTCTCGCTGACGCTGAGCGGGGGCACGGACGtcccgttcgcgccgacgatggacTACGTCCAACACGCGCTGTGGCCGGTCGTCTCCGGGAacgcgaaccgtcgcggcttcgcgtgcgacgcggacgtgacgTTCGAGGTGTTGACCCGGGGGTTCTACCCGCGGGGGGGCGGGACGGTTCGCGTCaacgtcgttcgccgcgacggttcaGACGCCGACGGTTCAGACGGTGCCGACGGTTCAGATTccggctcgcgcccgccggtgCGGTTGACTCGGAACACGAACCGGCACGGGGGGACGCGGGCAGGGAGGGAGACGTGGGCGGTCgtgacgcgagcggcggggggccCGGGGAGCGGGGGCGGAACACGAACCGTCACGCGCGaagacctcgtcgacgcgtgcgacgtcgcgaacgaggTTTGCAAaatcggcgtcgcgagcgtcgcgtcggacgaCTCCACGTTCACGACGGGTGACGTGGACCAATCGACGGTTGACGCGTGTACATCCGGGCGACACGAACCGGGCGGGAGCGTGACGATGACCGCGACGCTCCTCCGCGTTTCCGATGGAACGTcggggcgaggcgacggttCGGACGAcgcaccgcccggtgagtcatcgcccggtgagtcaccgcccgttCACTTCGGGGCGAGTCGCGCGTGGGACGTTCGGAGCGGCGAGACGCTGCGTgacgtggcgagcgcggtggcgaaggagctcgccgacgtcatcgtctccggcgccgccgtcgacgactgCATGCTCGATCAGCTCGTCGTGTTcctggcgctcggcggcggcggtgaggtgCTGGCGCGAAATCCAATCTCGCTCCACGCGAGaaccgcgatggcggtgtGCGAACAGGCGATGCCGTGGGTGAGGTTCaggacgacggagacgaacGACGGGAGGCTCGTGTCGGTGACGTGCGACGTCGGGGCTGAACCCCGGGAGTGGTAA